A DNA window from Microcystis aeruginosa NIES-843 contains the following coding sequences:
- a CDS encoding bifunctional orotidine-5'-phosphate decarboxylase/orotate phosphoribosyltransferase, protein MNFFQKLNHAISQNQTLLVLGLDANPEMMPSTPGELIVNLEQWLKFIIDETAPFVCAYKPTLGFYQALGSAGLELLQRILTAIPPHIPVILDAKHGDINTSSVLAETIFKTWQVDAVTLNPYSGQDHVAPFLVYPEHGAFILCHTSNQGAINLQEFPSCDNPFYLQVVKEACTWGTPEQVFLEVGTTQPEILKKIRNFAPERLILLRSIWEDKSKFSELITVGLNSHGEGLLIPVPQDFLSQPDLGAKVKDLREEVNKIQQNHQQESSGDDTWTANVCLLKQHPHQDLILQLFDIGCLMFGDYVQASGETFSYYIDLRKIISNPNIFQQVIEAYGEILKTLTFDRIAGIPYGSLPTATGLSLLLNHPMIFPRKEVKAHGTRRVIEGNFQVGETVVVVDDILISGKSAIEGAAKIKSAGLLVNDIVVFIDHGGPVKDKLRSHGYQAYSVLTLAEITDTLYEAGRLTEAEYSCFLNRSH, encoded by the coding sequence ATGAATTTTTTTCAAAAGTTAAACCACGCCATTAGTCAAAACCAGACTCTACTTGTCCTCGGTTTAGATGCTAACCCCGAAATGATGCCCTCCACCCCGGGAGAATTAATTGTTAATTTAGAACAGTGGCTCAAGTTTATTATCGATGAAACCGCCCCTTTTGTCTGTGCCTACAAACCAACTTTAGGCTTTTATCAAGCTTTGGGATCAGCGGGATTAGAATTATTACAGCGAATTTTAACGGCAATTCCCCCTCATATCCCAGTAATTTTGGATGCTAAACACGGCGATATTAATACTAGCAGTGTTTTAGCCGAGACTATCTTTAAAACTTGGCAGGTGGACGCGGTTACTCTCAATCCCTACTCCGGACAGGATCACGTTGCTCCTTTTTTAGTTTACCCCGAGCATGGCGCTTTTATCCTCTGTCATACTTCCAATCAAGGCGCAATTAATCTGCAAGAATTTCCCAGTTGCGACAATCCTTTTTATCTGCAAGTCGTCAAAGAAGCTTGCACCTGGGGAACTCCCGAACAAGTATTTTTAGAAGTGGGAACCACTCAACCGGAGATTTTGAAAAAAATTCGCAATTTTGCCCCCGAAAGATTGATTTTATTACGCAGTATTTGGGAAGACAAAAGTAAATTCTCCGAGTTAATTACTGTGGGTTTAAATAGTCATGGCGAGGGTTTATTAATTCCTGTACCCCAAGACTTTTTATCTCAACCCGATTTGGGGGCAAAAGTCAAGGATTTACGCGAGGAAGTCAACAAAATTCAACAAAATCACCAGCAAGAATCGAGCGGAGATGATACTTGGACCGCTAACGTTTGTCTTTTAAAACAACATCCTCATCAGGATTTAATTCTACAATTATTTGATATTGGTTGCTTGATGTTTGGCGATTATGTACAAGCATCGGGAGAAACTTTTTCCTATTATATCGATCTGAGAAAAATTATCTCTAATCCTAATATTTTTCAGCAGGTAATTGAAGCCTATGGAGAAATATTAAAAACCTTGACATTTGACCGCATTGCTGGCATACCCTACGGTTCTTTACCCACAGCTACGGGTTTATCTTTATTATTAAATCATCCGATGATTTTCCCCCGCAAAGAAGTAAAAGCCCACGGCACAAGAAGAGTAATTGAAGGTAATTTTCAAGTGGGGGAAACGGTGGTAGTGGTGGACGATATTTTAATTTCTGGCAAAAGTGCGATCGAGGGGGCAGCAAAGATTAAATCGGCGGGATTATTAGTTAATGATATTGTGGTTTTTATCGACCATGGTGGCCCCGTTAAAGATAAACTTCGTAGCCATGGTTATCAAGCTTATTCGGTTTTAACCCTAGCAGAAATTACCGATACTCTCTACGAAGCGGGAAGACTGACAGAAGCAGAATATAGCTGTTTTTTAAATCGCTCCCATTGA
- a CDS encoding DUF1816 domain-containing protein → MKEFLISLLEMFGLAYWVEIKTDYPRCTYYFGPFLAKDEAEVAQAGYEEDLKTEGAQGIKLHIKRCKPEDLTIFEEKEESKLLNTLKVLRSQAS, encoded by the coding sequence ATGAAAGAATTTTTGATTAGCTTACTGGAAATGTTCGGATTAGCCTACTGGGTCGAGATTAAAACCGACTATCCCAGATGTACTTATTATTTCGGTCCTTTTCTCGCTAAAGACGAGGCTGAAGTCGCTCAAGCTGGTTACGAAGAAGATTTGAAAACAGAAGGAGCGCAGGGGATTAAATTGCATATAAAACGTTGTAAACCCGAAGATTTAACTATTTTTGAGGAAAAAGAAGAAAGCAAGCTCCTGAATACCCTAAAGGTATTACGCAGTCAAGCTTCTTAA
- the rlmB gene encoding 23S rRNA (guanosine(2251)-2'-O)-methyltransferase RlmB yields the protein MSDRPFRGKSDNSNFRRPSRPKTGPILAKSPAVTPENQEADDLLYGRRVVLTAMEEERQLNRIWVVNRLRYDPRYHTLLEKAKANGTVIDEVDDLRLDQITSKANHQGIAAQMSPYEYIELADLIEKAKGKSRHPVIVIAEGITDPHNLGAIIRTAEAMGCQGVVIPQRRAAGVTSTVMKVAAGALEYLPVARVVNLNRALEELKAAGFWLYGAAAKSGKSLHTINLTGAIGLVLGSEGEGLSLLTQKSCDELVSIPLAGKTPSLNASVAAAMALYEVYRQRWQNSPD from the coding sequence ATGAGCGATCGACCATTTCGTGGCAAGTCCGATAATAGTAATTTTCGCCGGCCCTCGCGGCCGAAAACCGGGCCAATTCTGGCTAAATCCCCGGCAGTAACTCCAGAAAACCAAGAAGCTGATGATCTGCTCTACGGTCGCCGGGTGGTTTTAACGGCCATGGAGGAGGAGCGCCAACTTAATCGGATTTGGGTAGTCAATCGACTCCGTTACGATCCCCGTTATCATACCCTCTTAGAAAAAGCCAAAGCCAACGGCACGGTAATTGATGAGGTGGACGATTTGCGTCTCGATCAGATTACCAGTAAGGCCAATCATCAGGGGATTGCCGCCCAGATGTCTCCCTATGAGTATATAGAATTAGCCGATCTGATCGAGAAAGCTAAGGGCAAAAGTCGCCACCCCGTCATCGTCATCGCTGAAGGTATTACGGATCCCCATAACCTTGGGGCAATTATTCGCACCGCCGAAGCCATGGGTTGTCAGGGGGTAGTTATTCCCCAACGTCGCGCCGCTGGGGTGACATCGACGGTGATGAAAGTGGCGGCGGGGGCCTTGGAATATTTACCTGTGGCCAGGGTGGTTAATCTCAATCGTGCTTTAGAAGAATTAAAAGCGGCGGGTTTTTGGCTCTACGGCGCGGCGGCAAAAAGTGGTAAATCCTTACACACAATTAATTTAACGGGTGCGATAGGATTGGTGCTAGGTTCGGAGGGAGAGGGTTTGAGTCTGTTGACCCAAAAGTCCTGCGATGAGTTGGTATCTATCCCCTTGGCAGGCAAAACCCCCAGTCTCAATGCTTCGGTGGCGGCGGCTATGGCTCTTTATGAAGTTTACCGTCAACGCTGGCAAAATTCCCCCGACTGA
- a CDS encoding Mini-ribonuclease 3: MESPLEKLRLQVSGQGSPILEGLDRLSPASLAYLGDAVYELYIRTYYLLPPQRLGDYHAQVVGKVRAEQQALDLAQLQPYLTDKEKEILRRGRNAVTGKRRRLTAQVYQQASSLETLFGYLYLQDPSRLHQLLEKLEL, encoded by the coding sequence GTGGAATCTCCTCTCGAAAAACTTCGCTTACAGGTCAGTGGCCAGGGTTCACCAATCCTAGAGGGTCTTGACCGATTATCGCCCGCTTCTCTGGCCTATCTAGGGGATGCTGTTTATGAATTATACATCCGCACCTATTATTTACTGCCGCCCCAGCGTCTGGGAGACTATCACGCTCAGGTGGTGGGCAAAGTCAGGGCCGAACAACAGGCTTTAGATTTAGCACAACTGCAGCCCTATCTGACGGACAAAGAAAAAGAAATTCTGCGCCGGGGACGCAATGCGGTCACGGGAAAACGCCGTCGTCTGACAGCCCAAGTCTATCAGCAGGCCAGCAGTTTAGAAACCCTGTTCGGCTATCTTTATCTGCAAGACCCCTCAAGATTACATCAACTATTAGAAAAACTAGAATTATAG
- a CDS encoding STAS domain-containing protein, whose product MTVSLRGTREVRDKYQIFRLTGLLDAFSEPTFCKVIEGYVEQGPKDVIISLAQIDFIDSSGLGALVKLVKKAKTEGGSLQIVTNPRVTQTVKLVRLEKFFSLQPTLEAAIEYLEKA is encoded by the coding sequence TTGACCGTCAGCTTGCGAGGCACGCGTGAGGTCAGAGATAAGTACCAAATTTTCCGTTTGACGGGTCTTTTAGATGCCTTTTCCGAACCGACTTTTTGTAAGGTGATCGAAGGCTATGTGGAGCAAGGTCCCAAGGATGTGATTATTAGCCTCGCTCAGATTGATTTTATCGATAGCTCCGGTTTAGGGGCTTTAGTAAAATTGGTGAAAAAGGCCAAAACCGAAGGGGGCAGTTTACAAATTGTTACCAATCCCCGGGTAACTCAAACTGTAAAACTGGTGCGATTGGAGAAGTTTTTTTCCCTGCAACCCACCCTAGAAGCGGCGATCGAATATCTGGAAAAAGCGTAA
- the carA gene encoding glutamine-hydrolyzing carbamoyl-phosphate synthase small subunit — MISSAASQKALLVLADGTVYEGYSFGAKGTTVGEVVFNTGMTGYQEVLTDPSYAGQIVTFTYPELGNTGVNPEDEESIRPQVKGAIAKNICHRPSNWRSTQSLPDYLADHHVIGIYGIDTRSLTRKIRSVGAMNGAISTEILDYHDLLRLVQAAPSMAGLNLVKEVTTKEVYEWTTPTPSPWEFAPIDSDQEPLTVVAIDFGIKRNILRRLASYGCRVIVVPADTPPEKIAAYNPDGIFFSNGPGDPAAVTEGIALAKQLLQGEKPTFGICMGHQILGLSLGAETFKLKFGHRGLNQPCGLRQQVEITSQNHGFAVQEASLNPQVEITHLNLNDRTVAGLKHKSLPFFSVQYHPEASPGPHDADYLFAKFVDLMRQAKKDRS; from the coding sequence ATGATATCAAGTGCTGCTAGTCAAAAAGCCTTATTAGTTCTGGCCGATGGTACGGTTTACGAGGGTTATTCCTTCGGGGCCAAGGGAACCACCGTCGGCGAAGTTGTCTTTAACACGGGGATGACTGGTTATCAGGAAGTCCTCACCGATCCCAGTTATGCCGGTCAAATCGTCACTTTTACCTATCCGGAATTGGGAAATACGGGGGTTAACCCCGAGGATGAGGAGTCAATTCGTCCCCAGGTGAAAGGAGCGATCGCCAAAAATATCTGCCACCGGCCCAGTAATTGGCGTTCTACCCAATCCCTACCGGATTATCTGGCCGATCATCATGTTATTGGCATCTATGGCATCGATACCCGGTCTCTGACCCGCAAAATTCGCTCGGTTGGGGCGATGAATGGGGCAATTTCTACGGAAATACTCGATTATCACGATTTACTGCGGCTGGTGCAGGCGGCCCCCAGTATGGCGGGGTTAAATCTCGTTAAAGAAGTTACCACCAAGGAAGTGTACGAATGGACGACTCCCACCCCCTCCCCCTGGGAATTTGCACCAATTGATAGTGATCAAGAACCGTTAACGGTGGTGGCGATCGATTTTGGCATCAAACGCAATATTCTCCGGCGTTTAGCCAGCTACGGTTGTCGGGTGATCGTGGTTCCCGCTGACACTCCCCCGGAAAAAATCGCCGCCTATAATCCCGATGGTATTTTCTTTTCTAACGGACCGGGAGATCCGGCGGCTGTCACCGAAGGTATTGCCCTAGCCAAGCAACTTTTACAAGGGGAAAAACCCACTTTTGGCATCTGTATGGGTCATCAAATTTTGGGGCTATCCCTAGGAGCAGAAACCTTTAAACTGAAATTTGGTCATCGCGGGTTAAATCAACCCTGTGGACTGCGGCAACAGGTGGAAATTACCAGTCAGAATCACGGTTTTGCGGTGCAGGAGGCATCTTTAAATCCGCAAGTGGAGATTACCCATCTCAACCTCAATGATCGCACCGTAGCGGGTTTAAAACACAAGTCTCTGCCCTTTTTCTCGGTACAATACCACCCCGAAGCCAGTCCCGGCCCCCACGATGCCGATTATCTGTTTGCCAAATTTGTCGATTTAATGCGGCAAGCAAAAAAGGATCGGTCGTAA
- a CDS encoding helix-turn-helix domain-containing protein, whose amino-acid sequence MSARKLTDATKKEILKLYRETEATTSTLAERYGVSSSTVSRFLKNSFSSEEYEQLIQKKRLARNPRGLEEEGAAADLSEKAIEVISLRAAHIAAKDEQAFQQPIASVEQLTLLMDTSYPPEADNSEETEINGDKPPEKSNLTEFFVEAIEEEEEEDELDEDWDEDEDEDEDEDEEEEELAGSYLGPTIVKTAQLQILPLSAAAFPKTCYLVIDRAAELITRPLKDFAELGKVPPQEIQQRTLPIFESHRIARRFSKRKEKVIKVPDGRLIEKAHAQLEAKGITRLLMDGRIYALE is encoded by the coding sequence ATGAGTGCAAGAAAACTGACTGATGCCACGAAAAAAGAAATTCTTAAGCTTTATCGGGAAACGGAGGCCACCACTTCCACCTTAGCCGAGCGTTATGGCGTGAGTAGTTCTACGGTCAGTCGTTTTCTCAAAAATTCTTTTTCTAGCGAGGAATACGAGCAATTAATCCAGAAAAAACGCTTGGCCCGCAATCCTCGTGGCCTTGAGGAAGAGGGAGCCGCAGCGGATTTATCGGAAAAAGCGATCGAGGTGATTAGTTTGCGGGCAGCCCACATCGCAGCTAAGGATGAGCAGGCTTTTCAGCAACCGATCGCTTCTGTGGAACAATTAACCCTGTTAATGGATACCTCTTACCCGCCAGAAGCAGATAATTCGGAAGAAACAGAAATTAATGGCGATAAACCCCCAGAAAAATCTAATTTAACCGAGTTTTTCGTCGAAGCTATCGAGGAAGAGGAGGAGGAAGATGAGCTTGACGAGGATTGGGATGAAGATGAAGATGAAGATGAAGATGAAGATGAGGAGGAGGAGGAACTAGCGGGGAGCTATTTAGGCCCCACTATCGTTAAAACAGCCCAATTACAGATATTACCCCTATCGGCGGCGGCTTTTCCCAAAACCTGTTACTTGGTGATCGATCGCGCTGCCGAATTAATCACCCGTCCCCTCAAGGATTTTGCCGAATTGGGTAAGGTTCCCCCTCAGGAAATCCAGCAGCGCACTCTCCCCATCTTTGAAAGTCATCGCATCGCTCGCCGTTTCTCCAAGCGCAAGGAAAAAGTGATTAAAGTTCCCGACGGTCGCCTGATCGAAAAAGCTCACGCTCAACTGGAAGCTAAAGGGATCACCCGTCTGCTCATGGATGGTCGTATCTACGCTTTAGAGTAG
- a CDS encoding pentapeptide repeat-containing protein: protein MKVNQLLRLYEQGERDFLAIDLMSLDLQQVTLIAVNFAAANLRGTNLSRSFLTKSNLRGASLNWANLTYAKLSQAQLVEADLTKANLTGAFMVQANLRNSRLSGADLSHANLRGANLCGANLCGANLYLVNLLEATLDKVNLNWANLQEARLSGAKCRQISAREANFSGSFLKEVDFQGANLERANFSEARLTGSDLRGANLAGANLAGARLQEVNLQGADLRGANLTGTCFESVTGWTETAQEDDIFPLDWFQPRFAT from the coding sequence ATGAAAGTTAATCAGTTACTAAGACTCTACGAACAAGGAGAGCGGGATTTTTTAGCCATTGACTTGATGAGTCTAGACCTACAACAAGTGACTCTGATCGCTGTCAATTTTGCGGCGGCAAATTTGCGCGGAACTAATTTGAGTCGCTCTTTTCTGACTAAATCAAATCTGCGGGGAGCGAGTTTGAATTGGGCGAATTTAACCTATGCCAAATTAAGTCAAGCGCAATTAGTGGAAGCGGACTTAACCAAAGCTAATCTCACCGGGGCCTTTATGGTACAGGCAAACCTGCGTAACTCGCGATTAAGTGGGGCGGATCTTTCCCATGCTAATCTCCGGGGGGCGAATTTATGCGGGGCGAATTTATGCGGGGCGAATTTATACTTAGTTAATCTCTTGGAGGCAACCCTAGATAAAGTCAATCTCAATTGGGCTAATTTGCAGGAAGCGCGGTTAAGTGGCGCTAAATGTCGTCAGATTTCCGCAAGGGAAGCCAATTTTAGCGGCTCTTTTCTTAAAGAGGTGGACTTTCAAGGGGCCAATTTAGAAAGGGCTAATTTTAGCGAGGCACGTCTGACGGGTAGTGATTTACGCGGGGCTAATTTAGCGGGTGCTAATCTAGCGGGAGCGCGTTTACAAGAGGTAAATCTACAGGGAGCGGACTTGAGGGGTGCTAACTTGACGGGGACTTGTTTTGAGAGCGTCACCGGTTGGACAGAAACCGCCCAAGAAGATGATATTTTTCCCCTAGACTGGTTTCAGCCCCGTTTTGCCACTTAA
- a CDS encoding lipolpp family protein — protein MTQTSETVTYSLESVLTRIESKIDNLQRDVNQKIDSLQRDMDQKFDNLQRDMDQKFDSLQRDVDQKIDSLQKDVNQKFDSLQKDVNQKFDSLQKDVNDLKVEVTEIKGDIKTLDQKVETMDKRLEKVEDSYAILVKDIADLKGFKSLIIPMVVAFLSAVVTLGLRGFFLGNKP, from the coding sequence ATGACACAAACTAGCGAAACCGTTACCTATTCTCTCGAATCTGTCCTGACAAGGATCGAGAGTAAAATCGACAATCTCCAAAGAGATGTTAATCAGAAAATTGACTCTCTCCAAAGAGATATGGATCAAAAATTTGACAATCTCCAAAGAGATATGGATCAAAAATTTGACAGTCTCCAAAGAGATGTGGATCAGAAAATCGACAGTCTCCAAAAAGATGTTAATCAAAAATTTGACAGTCTCCAAAAAGATGTTAATCAAAAATTTGACAGTCTCCAAAAAGATGTTAATGATTTAAAGGTGGAAGTCACAGAAATCAAAGGAGATATTAAAACTCTTGATCAGAAAGTCGAAACAATGGATAAACGACTGGAAAAAGTCGAAGATAGTTATGCAATCCTAGTTAAAGATATTGCGGACTTGAAAGGGTTTAAATCTCTGATTATCCCCATGGTTGTAGCTTTTTTAAGTGCCGTGGTCACTTTGGGATTGCGCGGCTTTTTTCTTGGCAATAAACCTTGA
- a CDS encoding shikimate 5-dehydrogenase yields the protein MTQTSETVTYSLESVLTRIESKIDTLQRDVNQKIDNLQRDMEHKFDSLQKDVNQKFDSLQKDVNDLKVEVTEIKGDIKTLDQKVEAMDKRLEKVEDSYAILVKDIADLKGFKSLIIPMVVAFLSAVVTLGLRGFFLGNKP from the coding sequence ATGACACAAACTAGCGAAACCGTTACCTATTCTCTCGAATCTGTCCTGACAAGGATCGAGAGTAAAATCGACACCCTCCAAAGAGATGTTAATCAGAAAATCGACAATCTCCAAAGAGATATGGAGCACAAATTTGACAGTCTCCAAAAAGATGTTAATCAAAAATTTGACAGTCTCCAAAAAGATGTTAATGATTTAAAGGTGGAAGTCACAGAAATCAAAGGAGATATTAAAACTCTTGATCAGAAAGTCGAAGCGATGGATAAACGACTGGAAAAAGTCGAAGATAGTTATGCAATCCTAGTTAAAGATATTGCGGACTTGAAAGGGTTTAAATCCCTGATTATCCCCATGGTTGTAGCTTTTTTAAGTGCCGTGGTTACTTTGGGATTGCGCGGCTTTTTTCTTGGCAATAAACCTTAA
- a CDS encoding protein kinase domain-containing protein, whose product MSFCINPHCPKPKSIKESRYCQSCGSDLLLNGKYRVTNLLSAKGGFGNTYEVIDEHKIPKVLKVLTYDSSKAIDLFQQEANLLKQLNHPGIPKGENYFIYHPRESQTALHCLVMEKIAGIDLEEYQKQRGFKPIDYNLALDWLTQLANILHEVHKHKFYHRDIKPSNIILKPDGQLVLIDFGAARQVTKTVLAGGKNTGIYTPGYAPTEQSLGHSVPQSDFYALGKTFVFLLTGKEPSDPKIYNINTNEFNWRKYAPKIPSRLADFIDNLMAEKPIDRPKDTKTLLKIITDIKANPHQPKKTKNSSPEKPKIIAIPNPAIISLIAAISPSYAGFWLRLKASLIDSFIVLIIAALLGGYICFRLQQWSTFQDLNLDFDIAKEIWVYYAAGLSAAGTTIIGVALFVAAIIYNIQAKINFTHEHIAILTALGLGIVIKWLYYVFLEYLFKATIGKMFFDLSVTDSQGRRISFARANRRYLLKFISTAPLYLGFLLAAWTKKKRALHDMISGTQIRKKK is encoded by the coding sequence ATGAGTTTTTGCATTAATCCTCATTGTCCTAAACCGAAAAGTATCAAGGAGAGTCGTTACTGTCAATCCTGTGGTTCCGACTTGCTTTTAAATGGTAAATATCGAGTCACAAATTTATTGAGTGCCAAGGGTGGATTTGGTAATACCTATGAAGTGATAGATGAACATAAAATACCCAAGGTATTAAAAGTTCTTACCTACGATTCCAGCAAAGCTATTGATTTATTTCAACAGGAAGCCAATCTTTTAAAACAATTAAATCACCCCGGTATTCCCAAAGGAGAAAACTATTTTATTTATCATCCCCGGGAGAGTCAAACTGCTTTACACTGTTTAGTTATGGAGAAAATTGCTGGTATTGACTTAGAAGAATATCAAAAACAAAGAGGATTTAAACCGATTGATTATAATCTCGCTTTGGATTGGTTAACTCAGTTAGCTAATATTCTCCACGAGGTTCACAAACATAAATTCTATCATCGCGACATCAAACCCTCTAATATTATCTTAAAACCCGATGGTCAATTAGTTTTAATTGATTTTGGAGCGGCGCGACAAGTCACTAAAACCGTCCTAGCAGGAGGCAAAAATACAGGAATTTATACTCCCGGATATGCTCCTACTGAACAATCTCTTGGTCACTCTGTCCCCCAATCAGACTTTTATGCTTTGGGCAAAACTTTCGTCTTTTTGTTAACTGGTAAAGAACCCAGTGACCCGAAAATTTATAATATTAATACTAATGAATTTAACTGGCGTAAATATGCCCCAAAAATCCCTTCTCGATTAGCAGATTTTATCGATAATTTAATGGCAGAAAAACCTATTGATCGACCTAAAGACACCAAAACTTTGCTAAAAATTATTACCGATATTAAAGCCAATCCCCATCAACCTAAAAAAACTAAAAATTCTTCTCCTGAAAAACCTAAAATTATTGCTATTCCCAATCCTGCAATTATTTCTTTAATCGCTGCAATTTCTCCCAGTTATGCTGGGTTTTGGCTCCGGTTAAAAGCCTCTTTAATTGATTCTTTTATCGTTCTTATTATCGCCGCTTTATTAGGTGGTTATATCTGTTTTCGCTTACAACAATGGTCAACTTTTCAAGATTTAAACCTTGATTTTGATATAGCCAAAGAAATCTGGGTTTACTATGCAGCAGGATTAAGTGCAGCTGGAACAACAATTATCGGGGTTGCTTTATTTGTAGCAGCAATTATCTATAATATTCAAGCCAAAATTAACTTTACTCACGAACATATTGCCATCCTGACTGCTCTCGGTTTAGGAATAGTGATTAAATGGTTATATTATGTTTTCTTAGAATATCTTTTTAAAGCCACTATTGGTAAAATGTTTTTTGATTTATCCGTCACCGATAGCCAAGGCCGACGCATATCTTTTGCAAGAGCCAATCGCCGCTACTTACTAAAATTTATCTCCACTGCTCCCTTATATTTGGGCTTTTTACTGGCAGCCTGGACAAAGAAAAAACGCGCCCTTCATGACATGATTTCTGGTACACAAATCCGCAAAAAAAAGTAA
- a CDS encoding rhodanese-related sulfurtransferase: protein MSYLVATFYQFVALSDYRQKQPEIQKYCQERGIKGTILLAAEGINATIAGNSLAIAEVISWLKTDTRLANLEVKESVCDYLPFQRLKIRLKKEIVTFGQPKANPLEKTGIHLKTEEWNQLLKEPDVVVIDTRNNYEVALGTFAGSLNPEIQHFRQFPEYIYDNFDRINNKKIALFCTGGIRCEKAAAFLLNQGFSQVYQLEGGILKYLEEVSPDQSLWQGECFVFDQRVALTANLEVGHYEMCPACGHPIDEKDKQSPNYQAGISCPYCS from the coding sequence ATGTCTTATCTAGTCGCCACTTTTTACCAGTTTGTGGCTTTGTCAGATTATCGTCAAAAACAGCCAGAAATACAAAAATACTGCCAAGAAAGAGGAATTAAAGGAACTATTCTTCTGGCAGCCGAGGGGATTAACGCAACGATCGCTGGGAACAGTCTAGCGATCGCCGAGGTGATTAGTTGGTTAAAAACCGATACTCGTTTAGCTAATCTAGAGGTGAAAGAGTCTGTTTGTGATTATTTGCCCTTTCAACGCTTAAAAATTCGCTTAAAAAAGGAAATTGTGACTTTTGGTCAACCCAAGGCTAATCCTCTCGAAAAAACAGGAATTCATCTCAAAACTGAAGAGTGGAACCAATTGCTGAAAGAGCCGGACGTGGTAGTTATCGATACTCGTAATAATTATGAAGTGGCGCTCGGTACTTTTGCGGGATCGCTTAACCCAGAAATCCAGCATTTTCGCCAATTTCCTGAGTATATTTACGACAATTTTGATCGTATTAACAATAAGAAAATAGCTCTTTTTTGTACGGGGGGAATTCGCTGTGAAAAGGCGGCAGCTTTTTTATTAAATCAAGGCTTTTCTCAAGTTTATCAGCTAGAGGGAGGTATTTTGAAATACTTGGAAGAAGTTAGTCCCGATCAGAGTCTTTGGCAAGGAGAATGTTTTGTTTTCGATCAAAGAGTGGCACTAACAGCTAATTTAGAGGTAGGACATTATGAAATGTGTCCCGCTTGCGGTCATCCCATCGATGAAAAAGATAAACAATCCCCCAATTACCAAGCGGGAATATCTTGTCCCTATTGTAGTTGA
- the recO gene encoding DNA repair protein RecO: MMSRTYQATGINLQGMTFGEADRLLTILTAEYGLIRAIAPGARKYKSSLRGRSELFVVNNLLIVAGKSLDKVVQAETIESYPKLSQNLAKLTVSQYLCELVLAIALSEQPQRELYELICGHLARIEVLDENQYILPYLCQAIFHFLIIAGLVPQVHNCLLTGKALIGDNCLGFSFEAGGIIDLAALTETINPPKIDSKLTRQELQLLQCLGKTDFPPEENLTSELAWINLDRLLRRYTQYHLGKTFRSSALVEGLSPLEF; the protein is encoded by the coding sequence ATGATGTCTCGTACCTATCAAGCTACTGGAATCAATCTACAAGGAATGACCTTCGGAGAAGCCGATCGCCTCTTAACTATTTTGACCGCCGAGTATGGTTTAATTAGAGCCATCGCTCCAGGTGCGCGCAAGTATAAATCTTCCCTCCGGGGTAGAAGTGAACTATTTGTGGTCAATAATCTGTTAATAGTCGCAGGAAAATCCCTAGATAAGGTCGTGCAAGCCGAAACTATCGAATCTTATCCCAAATTAAGTCAAAATCTCGCCAAACTCACCGTTAGCCAATACCTCTGCGAACTGGTTTTGGCGATCGCACTGAGCGAACAACCCCAGAGGGAATTATACGAATTAATCTGCGGCCATCTGGCCAGAATTGAAGTCCTCGACGAGAATCAATACATACTTCCCTACCTTTGTCAAGCAATTTTTCATTTCTTAATAATTGCCGGCTTAGTGCCGCAAGTCCATAACTGCCTGTTGACGGGAAAAGCTTTAATTGGGGACAATTGCCTAGGATTTAGTTTCGAGGCAGGGGGCATAATAGATCTGGCTGCCCTCACAGAAACAATCAACCCGCCCAAAATCGATAGTAAACTGACGCGGCAAGAACTGCAATTACTGCAATGCCTAGGAAAAACCGATTTTCCCCCAGAAGAAAACCTTACCTCAGAACTAGCTTGGATTAACCTCGATCGCCTGCTGCGCCGCTATACTCAATATCATCTGGGAAAAACTTTTCGCTCCTCGGCATTAGTTGAGGGTTTATCTCCCTTAGAATTTTAA